In Halorubrum sp. PV6, a single window of DNA contains:
- a CDS encoding metal-dependent transcriptional regulator, which yields MSGAAQYLLAVYILDHRDDEPVRTSDVADTLDRSPGTVTETFQRLDADGLVEYEAYEGVTLTDAGRERATELHEAYVALSWFFRRVLELDDYEAEAMELAGLVSPDVAERLADTLLAETDAPSPADSESASEGSDEERR from the coding sequence ATGAGCGGGGCGGCACAGTACCTGCTGGCCGTATACATTCTCGACCACCGGGACGACGAGCCGGTTCGAACGAGCGACGTGGCCGACACGCTGGACCGCTCGCCGGGGACCGTCACCGAGACGTTCCAGCGACTCGACGCGGACGGACTCGTCGAGTACGAGGCCTACGAAGGCGTGACGCTGACCGATGCAGGACGCGAACGTGCGACGGAACTGCACGAGGCGTACGTGGCACTGTCGTGGTTCTTCCGACGCGTTCTGGAGCTCGACGACTACGAAGCGGAAGCGATGGAACTGGCCGGGCTCGTGAGTCCGGACGTTGCGGAACGGCTCGCAGACACGTTGCTCGCGGAGACGGACGCACCGTCACCCGCTGACAGCGAGAGCGCCTCGGAAGGGTCCGACGAGGAACGCCGCTAG
- a CDS encoding amphi-Trp domain-containing protein, with amino-acid sequence MPEETLFEFERDMTAADVAAYLRTVADRLDSGSEFTLEAGTESVTLTPPGRVAFEIEVERETSKSGSASEIELEIELEWDESAGDAGDLSIE; translated from the coding sequence ATGCCCGAAGAGACGCTATTCGAATTCGAGCGAGACATGACCGCCGCCGATGTCGCAGCGTACCTGCGAACCGTCGCGGACCGCCTCGACTCCGGTTCCGAGTTCACGCTTGAGGCCGGTACCGAGTCGGTGACGCTCACTCCGCCGGGACGCGTCGCGTTCGAGATCGAAGTCGAACGAGAGACGTCGAAGTCCGGATCCGCTTCGGAGATCGAACTCGAGATCGAACTGGAGTGGGACGAAAGCGCGGGCGACGCCGGCGACCTCAGCATCGAGTGA
- a CDS encoding NifU family protein: protein MSAEGLERQTRSYLSNEVPQIQQHGGNFEIRDIDEEAGTATVAIGGACSGCGIAPMTMKAIERRLPDSVDGLESVEVVRSGGPNAAVMPSKTDEMDEMDEYKDYSPPF, encoded by the coding sequence ATGAGCGCAGAAGGACTCGAACGACAGACGCGTAGTTACCTGAGCAACGAAGTGCCCCAGATTCAACAACACGGCGGCAACTTCGAAATCCGCGACATCGACGAGGAGGCAGGGACCGCCACGGTCGCGATCGGCGGCGCCTGTTCGGGCTGCGGTATCGCCCCGATGACGATGAAGGCCATCGAGCGTCGACTCCCCGACAGCGTCGACGGTCTCGAGTCGGTCGAGGTCGTCCGGTCCGGCGGACCGAACGCCGCGGTGATGCCCTCGAAGACCGACGAGATGGACGAGATGGACGAGTACAAAGACTACAGTCCGCCGTTCTAG